A window of Malania oleifera isolate guangnan ecotype guangnan chromosome 5, ASM2987363v1, whole genome shotgun sequence contains these coding sequences:
- the LOC131156494 gene encoding phytosulfokine receptor 2-like, protein MSSALLGTLAAAAGFVAVSLLVGLLYLLCNCKESRTRLPQSRIRIPKTRPEPTRYPHIPSIAVDESASYDPSLEISMAELVRATKNFASDGIVGDGSFGLVYKARLCSGVTVAVKKLSKDAFQGFREFRAEMDTLGKLRHQNIVKILGYCSCGADRVLVYEFLEKGSLDQWLHDTSVADGASSEAVPPLSWETRTKIVRGVANGLKYLHELQAPIIHRDIKASNVLLDSEFEAHIADFGLARMVDASHSHVSTQVAGTMGYMPPEYKEGVTAATVKADVYSFGILMIEVATGRRPNWPIKMEEGVEVGLVQWARKMVAQNREMEMLDCSVRRDGLRETAVVEFFKIACLCSSEMFKERPIMSDVVNLLDQV, encoded by the coding sequence ATGAGTTCTGCCCTACTGGGCACGCTTGCAGCTGCTGCAGGCTTCGTCGCCGTTTCCCTATTAGTCGGCCTCCTCTACCTTCTCTGCAACTGCAAGGAAAGCAGGACGCGACTCCCTCAATCTCGCATCCGGATCCCCAAAACCCGACCCGAACCGACTCGGTATCCTCATATACCCTCGATCGCGGTCGACGAGAGCGCGTCGTACGACCCCTCGCTCGAGATTTCCATGGCGGAGCTCGTCCGAGCCACCAAGAACTTCGCCTCTGACGGCATCGTCGGCGACGGCAGCTTTGGCCTCGTCTACAAGGCCCGCCTTTGCAGCGGCGTCACCGTGGCTGTCAAGAAGCTCAGCAAGGACGCGTTTCAGGGATTTCGGGAATTCCGGGCCGAAATGGATACTCTCGGGAAACTGCGCCACCAGAACATCGTCAAAATTCTGGGGTACTGTTCCTGTGGCGCCGATAGGGTTCTGGTATATGAGTTCTTGGAGAAGGGCAGCCTGGACCAGTGGCTGCACGACACGTCGGTTGCCGACGGCGCGTCATCGGAGGCGGTGCCGCCGTTGAGCTGGGAGACGAGAACGAAGATCGTCAGAGGAGTCGCAAATGGGCTGAAATATTTGCACGAGCTGCAGGCCCCCATCATTCACAGGGACATAAAGGCCAGCAACGTGTTGTTGGACTCTGAATTTGAGGCCCATATTGCAGATTTTGGGCTGGCACGGATGGTGGACGCTTCCCATTCGCACGTGTCGACCCAGGTCGCCGGAACAATGGGTTACATGCCGCCGGAGTACAAGGAGGGGGTGACGGCCGCGACGGTGAAGGCTGATGTTTACAGTTTCGGGATTTTGATGATCGAAGTGGCGACGGGGCGGCGGCCGAACTGGCCCATCAAGATGGAGGAAGGAGTGGAAGTGGGCTTGGTCCAGTGGGCCAGGAAGATGGTGGCCCAGAACAGGGAGATGGAGATGCTGGATTGCAGTGTGAGAAGGGATGGGTTGAGAGAAACAGCGGTTGTGGAGTTCTTCAAAATTGCTTGTTTGTGTAGCAGTGAGATGTTCAAAGAAAGGCCAATCATGAGTGATGTGGTTAATTTGTTGGATCAAGTTTGA
- the LOC131155828 gene encoding uncharacterized protein LOC131155828: protein MADAKCSMWIERKYFDLVLEGKLSNIFRLTEYCRGRPKSIFQDLEELLGSFVLGKNFGLQTKMGFEEQCCSWITHCTGTSSFSVLINGCPSDFFGSPRGFRQRDPLSPFLFIVVMEVLSLILDKATDKGLLKGLKVSSNGRSLEVSHCLFADDTFCEDDPLNILNLH from the exons ATGGCAGATGCGAAGTGTTCTATGTGGATTGAGAGGAAATATTTCGACCTAGTTTTAGAAGGCAAGTTATCTAACATTTTTAGATTGACGGAGTATTGCAGAGGCCGCCCCAAGTCTATTTTCCAGGACCTTGAGGAGTTACTTGGTTCCTTTGTGCTTGGGAAGAATTTTGGGCTGCAGACG aaaaTGGGTTTCGAGGAGCAATGTTGTAGTTGGATCACCCACTGCACAGGTACTTCAAGCTTCTCAGTGCTCATCAATGGGTGCCCCTCTGACTTCTTTGGCTCTCCTAGAGGTTTTAGACAGAGGGATCCTCTTTCTCCTTTCCTTTTCATTGTGGTGATGGAGGTGCTGAGTCTTATATTGGATAAAGCCACTGATAAAGGACTTCTTAAAGGCCTCAAAGTCAGCAGTAATGGAAGATCTTTGGAAGTCTCTCATTGTTTATTTGCAGATGACACCTTCTGTGAGGATGATCCTCTTAATATTCTTAACTTGCATTGA